In the genome of Lynx canadensis isolate LIC74 chromosome X, mLynCan4.pri.v2, whole genome shotgun sequence, one region contains:
- the ELF4 gene encoding ETS-related transcription factor Elf-4, whose product MAITLQPSDLIFEFASNGMDDIHQLEDPSVFPAVIVEQVPYPELLHLYSGLELDDVHNGIITDGTLCMAQDQILEGSILLADDNEATSQTMSTTEVLLNVESPNDILDEKQIFSTSEMLPDSDPAPAATLPNYLFPVSEPDALNGAGDTDDQEGHCLEEKVPREESAKKTGKSKKRIRKTKGNRSTSPVTDPSIPIRKKSKDGKGSTIYLWEFLLALLQDRNTCPKYIKWTQREKGIFKLVDSKAVSKLWGKQKNKPDMNYETMGRALRYYYQRGILAKVEGQRLVYQFKEMPKDLVVIEDEDERSEVTAASPRASTPCTSSASTTRRASSRVSARAAPQGKAGPSWEKPKVQSVGLQPSANLEVGLCADEEIPTTSAVLIPPPESQAKFPKAMSTSSVPSNIHLGVAPVGSGSALTLQTIPLTTVLTNGPPASTTASTQLVLQSVPPASTFKDTFTLQASFPLNTSFQESQVGAPGAPLILSGLPQLLAGANRPTNPAPSSVTGAGAAGPSSQAPGTVIAAFIRTSGATAAPGVKEGPLRPSSYVQGMVTGAPMEGLLVPEETLRELLRDRAHLQPLPTQVVSRGSLPGNQTFSSPSCPTVGLTPVAELELSSGSGSLFMAEPNVTTSGSLLARSPTPAPFSPFNPTSLIKMEPHDI is encoded by the exons ATGGCTATTACCCTGCAGCCCAGTGACCTGATCTTTGAGTTTGCAAGCAACGGGATGGATGATATTCACCAG CTGGAAGACCCCTCGGTGTTCCCAGCTGTGATCGTGGAACAGGTACCCTACCCCGAATTACTGCATCTGTACTCAGGACTGGAACTGGACGACGTTCACAATGGTATCATAACAGACGGGACGTTGTGCATGGCACAGGATCAGATCCTGGAGGGCAGTATTTTGCTGGCAG ATGACAATGAAGCAACCTCACAAACCATGTCAACCACTGAAGTCTTACTCAACGTCGAGTCTCCCAATGACATCCTGGATGAGAAGCAGATCT TCAGCACCTCCGAAATGCTTCCCGACTCAGACCCTGCTCCAGCTGCCACTCTGCCCAACTACCTGTTTCCTGTCTCTGAGCCTGATGCCCTGAATGGGGCAGGTGACACTGATGACCAGGAGGGACACTGTCTGGAGGAGAAGGTCCCCAGAGAGGAAAGTGCCAAGAAGACtggaaaatcaaagaagagaa TCCGGAAGACCAAGGGCAACCGCAGTACCTCACCAGTCACTGACCCCAGCATCCCCATTCGGAAGAAATCTAAGGATGGCAAAG GCAGCACCATCTATCTGTGGGAGTTCCTCCTCGCACTGCTGCAAGACAGGAACACCTGCCCCAAGTACATCAAGTGGACCCAGCGAGAGAAAGGCATCTTCAAGCTGGTGGACTCCAAAGCCGTGTCCAAGCTGTGGGGGAAGCAGAAAAATAAGCCCGACATGAACTATGAGACAATGGGGCGGGCGCTAAG ATACTACTACCAAAGAGGCATCCTTGCCAAAGTGGAAGGGCAGAGGCTGGTGTACCAGTTTAAGGAGATGCCCAAGGACCTGGTGGTGATCGAAGACGAGGATGAGAGAAGTGAAGTCACGGCGGCCTCCCCTCGGGCCTCCACTCCCTGCACCTCCTCTGCCAGCACCACTAGGCGAGCCAGCTCCAGGGTCTCGGCCAGAGCTGCTCCCCAGGGCAAGGCAGGCCCTTCCTGGGAAAAGCCAAAGGTTCAGAGCGTTGGCTTACAGCCGTCTGCAAATCTGGAAGTGGGACTGTGTGCAGATGAGGAGATCCCCACTACCTCCGCCGTGCTCATCCCTCCCCCGGAGAGCCAGGCCAAATTCCCCAAAGCCATGAG taCTTCTTCAGTGCCCAGCAACATCCACCTAGGAGTGGCCCCTGTGGGGTCAGGCTCGGCCCTGACCCTGCAGACAATCCCACTGACCACAGTGCTGACCAACGGGCCTCCTGCCAGTACTACTGCTTCAACCCAGCTTGTTCTCCAGAGTGTTCCGCCTGCTTCGACCTTCAAGGACACCTTCACTTTGCAGGCCTCCTTCCCCCTGAACACCAGTTTCCAAGAAAGTCAGGTGGGAGCACCAGGGGCTCCGCTGATTCTTAGTGGTCTCCCACAACTTCTGGCTGGGGCCAACCGTCCGACCAATCCAGCGCCATCTTCCGTCACAGGGGCTGGAGCAGCAGGGCCCAGCTCTCAGGCCCCTGGGACTGTCATCGCTGCCTTCATCAGGACTTCGGGTGCCACAGCAGCCCCTGGGGTCAAGGAGGGGCCACTGAGGCCCTCCTCATATGTGCAGGGCATGGTGACTGGGGCCCCCATGGAGGGGCTGCTGGTTCCTGAAGAGACCCTGAGGGAGCTCCTGAGGGATCGGGCTCACCTTCAGCCACTTCCAACCCAGGTGGTTTCAAGGGGTTCCCTTCCGGGGAACCAGACTTTCTCTTCTCCCAGCTGCCCCACTGTTGGGCTGACCCCAGTGGCTGAACTTGAGCTCTCCTCAGGCTCAGGGTCCCTGTTTATGGCTGAGCCTAATGTGACCACATCTGGGAGCCTGCTTGCCAGatccccaaccccagccccctTCTCCCCATTCAACCCCACTTCGCTTATAAAGATGGAGCCCCATGACATATAA